From the genome of Lotus japonicus ecotype B-129 chromosome 6, LjGifu_v1.2, one region includes:
- the LOC130725540 gene encoding E3 ubiquitin-protein ligase RSL1-like: MGINLSSCIDCFLPSNKTGIPLTLRTSKRVVVPSSTDDGDGNGDVKVLSSFERGEGSNNAPPFICEICTETKTAWESFGITGCSHAYCSDCVAMYVRSKLEENVVNIQCPVPGCSGQLEAEDCRVILPVEVFDRWGKAASEAVFAESEKFYCPFANCSALLINDGTVVIMESECPVCRRRFCAQCKVPWHVGVTCDEYQRLSKDERRREEMLIRLAMDHKWRRCPNCKIYVERRSGCDTIKCRSGFHFLLHC, translated from the coding sequence ATGGGTATCAACCTATCATCATGCATTGATTGCTTTCTTCCTAGTAACAAGACAGGGATACCTCTCACTCTCCGAACAAGCAAAAGGGTCGTTGTTCCCTCTTCCACCGACGACGGCGACGGCAACGGCGACGTTAAGGTCCTCAGCAGTTTTGAAAGAGGAGAGGGTTCAAACAACGCGCCGCCGTTCATCTGCGAAATCTGCACGGAGACCAAGACAGCATGGGAGTCTTTCGGCATCACCGGGTGCTCCCACGCGTACTGCTCCGACTGTGTAGCAATGTACGTGCGGTCCAAGCTTGAGGAGAACGTGGTTAACATTCAGTGTCCTGTTCCAGGATGTTCAGGTCAGTTGGAGGCGGAGGATTGCCGTGTTATTCTCCCGGTAGAGGTGTTTGACCGGTGGGGGAAGGCGGCGAGCGAGGCGGTGTTCGCGGAGTCGGAGAAGTTCTACTGCCCCTTCGCTAACTGCTCTGCTTTGCTGATCAACGACGGGACGGTGGTGATTATGGAATCGGAGTGCCCTGTTTGCCGGAGGAGGTTCTGCGCGCAGTGCAAAGTGCCATGGCACGTGGGGGTCACGTGCGATGAGTATCAGAGACTGAGTAAAGATGAGAGGAGAAGGGAAGAGATGCTGATAAGGCTTGCTATGGATCACAAGTGGAGGAGGTGCCCCAATTGTAAAATATATGTTGAGAGAAGAAGTGGCTGCGACACCATTAAATGCAGGTCAGGCTTTCATTTCTTGTTGCATTGTTGA